From Pyrenophora tritici-repentis strain M4 chromosome 1, whole genome shotgun sequence, the proteins below share one genomic window:
- a CDS encoding ModF, ABC-type molybdenum transport system, ATPase component-photorepair protein PhrA: protein MNPGEEELKAKSVGEEDMKRVMRDLELERFIEKPVNMLSNGQSRRARIAKALLSAPEMLCLDAPFIGLDPIVTRHISKVLHRLAEVNAPRIVLSLRPQDDIPDWVTHVVYAGQDGKVESLGPKDEVLNILQARNEGLERQATGGDKASMSVGIQQESATELQTTTTLSRDGYKKIDTSDTPIGEPIVEMQGVRISYGTNSVLGDWQQPDQYTGTPQFGLHWTVHRGQRWGIFGANGSGKTTLLSLVTSDHPQTYSVPVKLFQRSRLPEPGVPGITIFEIQARMGHASPEVHALFPKHLRIRTALESAWSDTPITKPRLDDEARRRVETSLVWFEKELRPATGFKASEKEGSKDLGWASETLFGELSFSAQRVLLFLRATIRNPDIVILDEAFSGMDDLVRDKCLLFLSQGQSMALETSEAGLRPVKRDGEVVVNGLQDHQALLCVSHSRQEVPGCIREWICLPEPGTGAPRVGKWDGPVELDERRWGEVWEDECAGWLRWA from the exons ATGAATCCTGGGGAAGAGGAACTCAAAGCTAAAAGCGTGGGAGAGGAGGACATGAAGAGGGTCATGCGGGACTTGGAGCTAGAAAGGTTTATCGAGAAGCCAGTCAATATGTTGAGTAATGGGCAGAGTAGGAGAGCGAGGATTGCAAAGGCGTTGTTGAGTGCGCCCGAAATGTTGTGTTTGGATGCGCCGTTCA TTGGCTTAGATCCGATCGTTACAAGGCATATCTCTAAGGTATTACATCGTCTTGCGGAAGTTAACGCGCCTCGTATTGTACTCTCGCTGAGACCGCAGGATGATATTCCGGACTGGGTCACGCATGTTGTGTATGCGGGGCAAGATGGGAAAGTTGAGAGTTTGGGTCCGAAAGATGAGGTTTTGAATATTCTCCAGGCGAGAAATGAAGGACTTGAAAGACAAGCAACGGGTGGTGACAAAGCGTCAATGTCAGTAGGCATACAGCAAGAATCAGCCACAGAATTGCAGACTACAACAACACTGAGTCGAGATGGATACAAGAAAATTGACACGTCGGATACCCCCATCGGAGAACCCATCGTCGAGATGCAAGGCGTACGCATATCATATGGTACAAATTCTGTCTTGGGCGACTGGCAACAGCCTGACCAATACACCGGTACACCCCAATTCGGCCTCCACTGGACCGTCCACCGAGGCCAACGCTGGGGTATCTTTGGCGCAAACGGCTCAGGCAAAACAACGCTCCTCAGTCTCGTGACCTCCGACCATCCACAAACCTACTCCGTGCCCGTAAAGCTCTTCCAGCGCTCGCGTCTCCCAGAGCCAGGTGTTCCAGGCATCACGATTTTCGAGATTCAGGCTCGCATGGGTCATGCGAGCCCAGAGGTACATGCCCTCTTTCCTAAACATCTGAGAATAAGAACGGCGCTCGAGAGTGCGTGGAGCGATACTCCGATTACGAAACCAAGGCTTGATGATGAGGCGAGGAGGCGCGTGGAAACTTCTCTGGTGTGGTTTGAGAAAGAACTGAGACCGGCTACTGGCTTCAAGGCGAGTGAGAAAGAAGGCTCAAAGGATCTTGGATGGGCCAGCGAAACGCTCTTTGGTGAACTGTCATTCTCAGCCCAACGGGTTCTACTCTTTCTCCGTGCCACGATTCGTAATCCCGATATTGTTATCCTCGACGAAGCGTTCAGTGGTATGGATGATTTGGTGAGAGATAAATGTCTTTTGTTCCTAAGTCAAGGCCAGTCCATGGCTCTGGAGACTTCGGAGGCGGGGCTGAGACCGGTGAAGAGGGACGGGGAGGTTGTTGTCAACGGCCTGCAGGATCATCAGGCGTTACTTTGTGTTAGTCATAGTAGACAGGAGGTCCCTGGATGTATCAGGGAGTGGATCTGTCTTCCGGAACCGGGGACGGGCGCGCCAAGGGTCGGGAAATGGGATGGGCCAGTGGAGTTGGATGAAAGGCGGTGGGGGGAAGTGTGGGAAGATGAGTGTGCAGGATGGCTGAGATGGGCATAA
- a CDS encoding O-Methyltransferase involved in polyketide biosynthesis, whose protein sequence is MAMMGNMPPKKSAPKRKGNQKTLRERRDVDIMNTNDSSIVSKRSVSKLYLTNEPDFYEPFVPKFVRRNPLINRGYWLRMHAIEQAVRRFLELENDKQKIVINLGSGYDPLPFQFWHRYASLAESATFVDVDYPQLMERKRDRMLSNSLLRDALLKTKLRTSEQPVYLRSDGYMALGCDLKDLVTLERVLRAEFDIPAASVLFVAEVSVTYMPLKDSDTLIQWASTLEDARFCILEQYLPQGPEHPFAKTMLSHFDKLQASIKAVKLHSSLAQQASRFRNAGWPTLIMARNLWDLWSDDSFTPPTIRRGLDAFEPFDEWEEFALFGGHYFLLVASNAEQGTSTEKLCDETAIKECSKATDAESITLQSWKQPTGEALTARRFTAAFALDRDSVAIHGGQGTQARLADMDVLKRQDDIEDRTTQPSSQLPTARMCHTITSMSNGEALLVGGRGSPTQACADSCWLFKDRTWTRVDGLVPARYRHSAVAVMLGCGDTQEHGVLVFGGKASDGTVLDADDCCALWTANNGWHSIPVDGARPSARFGAAMSTIDSAQNRGLLTGGGNQSGVVVEDAVWEWSISAPTPRLRFNDRTNDVRSNLENSAYARIGSSLVPWGKSLMMIGGVSKKHIHSLSDDFLLLTCSDTTIEVEQPSMHVLPPTTWPLLVGVGAVSTSAGEIVLTGGGAVCFSMGSYWNEDPLILTAGSKQGSKPWRRVVPSHSSGTAGTVQAKVAGAAPQTRRKQVCAKRKPDISARTTEITRVQLKSSDDFASLVAASKPVIIEGLDIGPCTDLWTLDYLKEKLGPQRELVIHECPSDRMTFKDKNFAYVKKSVADFLDGIAQGSHAYLRAVSSSQPNKLPTKLEDDFPNIASDFRLPDVCSVVKENYHSSPLRISGPVSLWLHYDVLSNVLCQIRGNKTLYLYPPSDVSYLDYPPGGSSSNTDVLTSKHPKLRNTHPHVASLKPGDILFIPPMWSHTATPEDGVSVAVNVFWKGLDKGYAAGKDVYGNRDLQAYENGRRDVEKIVRAFKDIPVDVSRFYLERLAGEILERAKKMGEKKI, encoded by the exons ATGGCCATGATGGGCAATATGCCGCCCAAAAAGAGCGCTCCGAAGCGCAAAGGCAACCAGAAAACCTTACGGGAGAGACGAGATGTTGACATCATGAAC ACAAACGACAGCAGCATTGTATCCAAAAGGAGTGTTTCTAAACTGTACCTCACAAATGAACCAGACTTCTATGAGCCATTCGTCCCGAAATTTGTTCGACGCA ACCCTTTGATCAACCGCGGATATTGGCTACGCATGCACGCCATTGAACAGGCTGTCCGTAGATTTCTGGAATTGGAAAATGACAAGCAGAAGATTGTGATAAACTTGGGATCTGGCTA CGATCCGTTACCTTTCCAATTCTGGCATAGGTATGCTTCTCTTGCAGAGTCGGCCACATTTGTAGATGTCGACTACCCGCAGTTGATGGAGCGGAAACGAGATCGTATGCTCAGTAATAGCCTTCTTCGAGACGCTTTGCTCAAGACCAAGCTCCGCACATCCGAGCAGCCTGTTTACCTTCGAAGTGACGGCTATATGGCACTGGGCTGTGATCTAAAAGACCTTGTAACGCTTGAACGTGTTTTACGGGCCGAGTTCGACATTCCGGCGGCCTCAGTCCTGTTCGTCGCCGAGGTTTCTGTGACTTACATGCCGCTAAAAGACTCTGATACTCTCATACAGTGGGCTAGTACCCTGGAAGACG CTCGCTTCTGTATACTGG AACAATATCTGCCACAGGGCCCGGAACATCCCTTTGCCAAGACTATGTTGTCTCACTTCGACAAACTACAGGCATCAATCAAGGCGGTCAAGTTACACTCCTCGCTGGCTCAGCAAGCGTCTCGTTTCCGCAACGCGGGTTGGCCAACACTAATCATGGCCCGCAATCTATGGGACCTTTGGTCGGATGATTCCTTTACTCCTCCCACTATCAGGCGCGGGCTAGATGCCTTTGAGCCGTTTGACGAGTGGGAAGAATTTGCGCTTTTTGGCGGTCATTACTTCCTACTTGTTGCATCAAATGCGGAACAAGGGACATCTACCGAGAAATTGTGTGATGAGACAGCCATCAAAGAGTGCAGCAAAGCTACCGATGCGGAGAGTATCACCTTACAATCTTGGAAGCAACCAACCGGTGAAGCCCTGACAGCGCGACGTTTCACAGCTGCATTCGCTCTTGACAGGGACTCGGTGGCCATCCATGGTGGACAAGGGACACAGGCCCGTCTCGCTGATATGGATGTGTTGAAGCGACAAGATGATATCGAGGATCGCACGACCCAACCTTCTAGCCAGCTGCCTACTGCACGCATGTGCCATACTATCACATCAATGTCCAACGGTGAAGCACTGTTGGTCGGAGGACGCGGATCGCCAACGCAGGCTTGTGCAGATTCATGCTGGCTGTTCAAGGACAGGACTTGGACCAGAGTGGATGGCCTCGTGCCAGCTCGCTACCGGCATTCTGCCGTCGCCGTTATGTTGGGGTGTGGGGACACACAAGAACACGGTGTCCTTGTCTTCGGTGGCAAAGCCAGTGACGGCACAGTACTCGATGCCGATGACTGCTGTGCCCTATGGACTGCCAACAACGGATGGCACAGCATTCCCGTCGACGGAGCGCGTCCGTCTGCACGCTTTGGTGCCGCCATGTCTACGATCGACTCAGCACAAAATCGCGGGTTGCTGACAGGAGGTGGGAACCAAAGCGGCGTGGTTGTGGAGGACGCCGTGTGGGAGTGGTCCATTTCCGCACCAACACCACGACTAAGATTTAATGACCGCACCAATGACGTCCGCAGCAATCTGGAAAACTCTGCATATGCACGTATAGGTTCCAGCCTGGTTCCTTGGGGCAAGTCGTTGATGATGATTGGAGGTGTTTCAAAGAAGCATATCCACAGTCTGTCAGACGACTTTCTACTTTTAACATGCAGTGACACGACTATAGAGGTGGAACAACCCAGTATGCATGTGTTGCCACCAACAACATGGCCTTTGCTAGTGGGTGTAGGGGCCGTTTCAACCTCCGCAGGCGAGATTGTGCTTACAGGAGGGGGAGCGGTATGCTTCTCGATGGGAAGCTACTGGAACGAGGATCCGCTCATTCTCACTGCTGGGTCTAAGCAAGGGTCAAAGCCATGGCGTCGTGTTGTGCCGAGTCATAGCAGCGGCACAGCAGGCACGGTACAAGCGAAAGTCGCTGGAGCTGCACCTCAAACTCGGCGAAAGCAAGTTTGTGCGAAGAGGAAGCCCGATATCTCTGCACGCACTACCGAGATCACGAGGGTACAGCTCAAGTCGTCAGATGACTTTGCAAGCCTAGTTGCAGCTTCCAAACCCGTCATCATCGAAGGTCTCGATATCGGGCCGTGCACAGACCTGTGGACTCTAGACTACCTGAAAGAAAAACTTGGCCCCCAAAGAGAACTCGTGATCCACGAGTGTCCGTCAGATCGCATGACGTTCAAGGACAAGAACTTTGCCTACGTAAAAAAATCGGTGGCAGACTTCTTAGATGGGATTGCACAAGGCTCGCACGCATATCTTCGCGCCGTATCATCAAGCCAACCAAACAAGCTGCCCACTAAACTTGAAGATGACTTTCCCAACATTGCCAGCGACTTCAGGTTGCCCGATGTTTGCAGTGTAGTGAAGGAAAACTACCATTCCTCTCCCCTCCGTATCTCGGGCCCTGTATCCCTCTGGCTCCACTACGACGTCCTCTCCAACGTCCTCTGCCAGATTCGCGGTAACAAAACTCTTTATCTCTACCCTCCATCTGATGTCTCATATCTAGACTACCCGCCTGGAGGCTCATCTTCCAACACTGATGTACTAACCTCCAAGCACCCCAAACTGCGGAACACACATCCCCATGTCGCTTCCCTCAAGCCCGGTGATATTCTCTTCATACCGCCCATGTGGAGTCATACCGCTACGCCAGAGGATGGCGTAAGTGTAGCAGTCAATGTTTTCTGGAAGGGATTGGACAAGGGGTATGCGGCTGGTAAAGATGTCTACGGAAACAGAGACTTGCAAGCGTATGAGAATGGTAGGAGGGATGTCGAGAAGATCGTGAGAGCGTTCAAGGACATACCTGTTGATGTATCACGGTTTTACCTGGAGAGGTTGGCCGGCGAGATTTTGGAAAGAGCCAAGAAGATGGGGGAGAAGAAGATTTGA
- a CDS encoding PI31-Prot-N multi-domain protein codes for MVLENTTGNPLSAGSLALFMATSFPKGDASKLKNGTEAVALAVHAGMLAVGFRLIGLGEDERIEAYADAENPQALPAKWNASSTYEFRYAHAQSAMEYLVKVNRLGGKAVVYALALGDDKTTNFEVTTKDYISESQLPFSVSEDTPTEQVSQKVQELFISAGRLNDLGSLLKISVIQKLAPGINKPEYEESSTDSQPTSAADRHEPERGEPHNPRQPPTEPGPARPHPFDDPLAARPHSGRHLPEPIPRFDDELGINQRPGRLPEDRYPVNIGHDDLYPQGLGPNDPLRAHLAGGLPRPGGFGGGGMHPTFDDPLFRGQGGQGGYDPMAPPGARYDIVAPGDPRREDRGRGPMFPGRGAFGGPGAFGGAGGRPPNPFGGFGDGDFI; via the exons ATGGTCCTCGAAAACACAACAGGCAATCCACTGAGCGCAGGTTCGCTCGCGCTCTTCATGGCTACATCCTTCCCCAAGGGCGATGCATCAAAGCTCAAGAACGGCACCGAAGCTGTCGCACTGGCCGTTCATGCGGGCATGCTTGCCGTGGGCTTCCGCCTCATTGGCCTTGGAGAGGACGAGCGAATAG AAGCATACGCAGACGCCGAAAACCCACAGGCACTACCCGCAAAGTGGAACGCATCTTCCACATACGAGTTCCGATATGCGCACGCACAATCCGCCATGGAGTACCTCGTCAAGGTCAACCGACTGGGTGGCAAAGCTGTTGTATACGCTCTTGCATTGGGCGATGACAAGACTACAAATTTCGAAGTCACGACCAAAGACTACATTTCCGAGTCACAGCTGCCCTTTAGCGTTTCCGAAGATACACCAACTGAACAAGTGTCACAGAAGGTGCAAGAGCTCTTCATCTCAGCAGGCCGACTAAACGACCTTGGTTCGCTTCTCAAGATCTCTGTGATCCAGAAGCTAGCACCGGGTATCAATAAACCTGAATACGAAGAGAGCAGCACAGATAGTCAACCCACATCAGCAGCAGATCGACATGAACCAGAACGTGGCGAACCTCACAATCCGCGCCAACCTCCCACCGAGCCAGGTCCTGCGCGACCCCACCCGTTCGACGACCCTCTTGCTGCGCGACCGCACTCAGGCCGACACTTGCCCGAGCCCATTCCGCGTTTCGACGACGAGTTAGGAATAAACCAACGACCGGGCCGCCTTCCAGAGGATCGATATCCCGTCAACATTGGCCACGACGATTTATACCCACAAGGTCTTGGACCAAACGATCCTCTACGTGCACATCTAGCTGGAGGACTGCCACGACCAGGTGGTTTCGGCGGCGGTGGTATGCATCCCACATTCGACGACCCGCTGTTCCGCGGCCAGGGCGGACAGGGCGGATATGATCCTATGGCTCCTCCGGGCGCAAGATACGATATAGTGGCCCCTGGAGACCCAAGGAGGGAGGATAGAGGAAGAGGTCCCATGTTCCCTGGTCGAGGCGCGTTCGGCGGACCTGGAGCCTTTGGCGGAGCAGGTGGACGGCCGCCCAATCCATTCGGTGGGTTCGGGGACGGTGATTTCATCTAA
- a CDS encoding WD repeat domain phosphoinositide-interacting protein 2: MNFVTFNQDHSHLGVGTTNGYRIYTTDPFNKQSESREGDVSSLEMLFSTSLVALTLSPRVLRIQNTKRHSTICEMTFRTAILAMRMNRKRLVVVLESELYIYDISNMQMLKTEKTSPNPNAICALSASSDNNYLVYPLPTKAAPATFQPPSHAPPKADHIAPTSGEVLIYDATKMEAVNVIEAHNSPLSCIALNNDGTLLATASEKGTIIRVFSIPDAQKLYQFRRGSIPARIYSMSFNSTSTLLSVSSATETVHIFRLGAPNSRSNSVSSGPTKPTAASHQRTSSRASEETADEFDASIADVSFPERKAINPTFGSLIRRTSQTVGKSFAATVGGYLPSAVAEIWEPSRDFAWVKIPRSPTTSSSGPPRNVVALNNNGPQIMVVTSEGNYYVFNVDLEKGGEGTLYKQYSLLEPNELAASTSQDVPE, from the exons ATGAATTTCGTAACATTCAACCAGGATCACAGCCATTTGGGCGTCG GTACAACAAATGGCTATCGCATATATACCACCGACCCGTTCAACAAGCAGTCCGAGTCGCGTGAGGGAGATGTTTCCAGCCTCGAGATGCTCTTTTCCACATCGCTCGTTGCCCTAACACTGTCGCCTCGCGTGCTGCGAATACAAAACACCAAG AGGCATTCGACTATATGCGAGATGACGTTCCGCACAGCCATTCTAGCAATGCGGATGAACAGAAAGCGCCTCGTAGTTGTGCTTGAATCAGAACTCTACATTTACGATATAAGCAACATGCAGATGCTGAAGACTGAGAAGACATCCCCGAACCCCAACG CCATATGCGCCCTGTCAGCATCATCGGACAACAACTACCTCGTATACCCGCTCCCCACCAAAGCCGCGCCTGCTACCTTCCAGCCGCCTTCACATGCTCCGCCCAAGGCCGATCATATTGCTCCAACCAGCGGAGAGGTTCTTATATATGATGCAACCAAGATGGAGGCAGTCAATGTCATCGAGGCGCACAACTCGCCGCTTTCGTGCATTGCACTAAACAATGACGGTACTTTGCTTGCTACGGCATCTGAGAAGGGCACCATAATCCGAGTCTTTTCGATACCGGATGCGCAGAAGCTGTACCAGTTCAGACGGGGTTCAATACCAGCTAGGATTTACAGCATGTCGTTTAATTCGACGTCCACCCTGCTCAGCGTATCCTCGGCAACCGAGACTGTTCACATCTTCCGCCTGGGTGCGCCCAACAGTAGAAGTAACAGCGTATCCTCTGGGCCTACGAAACCGACGGCCGCTTCTCATCAGCGCACCAGTAGCCGGGCAAGCGAGGAGACTGCCGACGAGTTTGATGCGAGCATAGCAGATGTATCGTTTCCAGAGCGCAAAGCGATAAACCCCACGTTTGGAAGCTTGATCCGACGCACATCACAAACGGTTGGAAAGTCGTTTGCCGCGACTGTCGGCGGATACCTACCCAGCGCAGTAGCGGAGATCTGGGAGCCCTCGCGCGATTTTGCTTGGGTCAAAATACCACGTTCGCCAACGACGTCCTCATCGGGTCCCCCAAGGAACGTGGTTGCACTGAATAACAATGGCCCCCAAATCATGGTAGTCACAAGCGAAGGCAACTACTACGTTTTCAACGTCGATCTCGAGAAAGGAGGTGAGGGTACTCTATACAAGCAGTATTC ACTCCTTGAACCAAACGAGCTTGCCGCAAGCACGTCACAAGATGTCCCAGAGTAG
- a CDS encoding DUF1421 domain containing protein, translating to MMYPDQPTPPFNSPYQHHASRTGSLLESPYPSPGQQDPRSKYPQGLGLYEGPHAYANGLPPSPQPSEDWCNQFHHTATQEVIADPYVSGAFEHPVSRSPQPWNPPQTSPRSSLSYTREMSAFSHDGSEHTYSRAKIEPSGWGPDACYGTEAPVEMTGIPSSGQSPLTVAPDRLSANMYSYESAYTSPAMPRYEQLPVFDYSNRPYERQPSEESIGSQRSRRTRSSYSAARGRTRNRRYTDPAHAPFHCEICPEKGFARRYNYNQHMLTHDQDRKKENLCPHPGCDKRFVRKTDLARHDISVHQKVKPYHCTRCSSAFPRKDTLRRHEDDGCPRRNEVMTADPMISHDSFSNISPRI from the exons ATGATGTACCCGGACCAGCCTACGCCACCCTTCAACTCACCCTACCAACACCACGCATCACGGACAGGCTCTCTACTTGAATCACCTTACCCTTCACCAGGACAACAGGACCCGCGATCAAAGTACCCGCAGGGGCTTGGCTTATATGAGGGCCCGCATGCATATGCAAACGGTCTGCCACCATCACCCCAACCCTCAGAAGACTGGTGCAACCAGTTCCATCACACTGCCACACAAGAAGTCATTGCCGACCCTTATGTCTCGGGAGCTTTCGAACATCCAGTCTCTCGATCTCCTCAACCTTGGAACCCACCTCAGACGTCTCCGCGCTCCTCTTTATCCTATACTCGCGAAATGTCGGCCTTCTCGCATGATGGCTCAGAGCATACATACTCGAGGGCCAAGATCGAACCCTCCGGGTGGGGTCCAGATGCCTGCTACGGCACTGAAGCACCTGTGGAAATGACTGGAATTCCATCTTCAGGCCAATCGCCACTCACAGTTGCTCCAGACCGGCTCAGTGCAAACATGTACTCATACGAGAGCGCATACACATCACCCGCCATGCCCCGATACGAACAGCTGCCAGTGTTTGATTATTCCAACCGCCCATACGAGAGACAGCCCTCGGAAGAAAGCATTGGTAGCCAGCGCTCGCGACGCACACGCTCTAGCTATAGTGCTGCTCGTGGACGAACTCGTAATCGCAGATACACGGACCCTGCCCATGCGCCATTCCACTGCGAGATTTGCCCTGAGAAGGGCTTTGCCAGGCGTTACAATTACAACCAGCATATGCTCACGCACGATCAAGACCGCAAGAAGGAAAATTTGTGCCCACACCCTGGATGTGACAAGCGATTTGTACGCAAGACAGATCTGGCGCGGCATGACATCAGTGTGCATCAGAAGGTCAAACCATATCATTGCACAAGGTGCTCTTCAGCGTTCCCTCGCAAAGACACACTGCGCAG ACATGAAGATGACGGTTGTCCTCGCCGCAACGAAGTCATGACCGCGGACCCCATGATATCCCATGACTCGTTTTCGAATATTAGCCCGCGAATATAA
- a CDS encoding Ion-trans domain containing protein, whose amino-acid sequence MSHPPTPKWPADEVGVPSIEGDECFGDLVDKLCQFFEHTIKLPHAFEDLRRSQEGRALQPLIHYLSNQVDHPALVSALLALKGHFSALEEASDEPGVNEARGYACEFVAWQFLTSLKEADIIDFLLVELPPAADASTPDTNNGLGLDENGQGSTHPSEQSPLLATSNTEYFDHGDAKKSRFASLMSQCENLSALELATVSGAKKFLSQRPVQKIINGLWKGDIVFWETLGLHSVKKPKKYNRRQADPFSRLRVPLYLKIFETLFFAAFLALYYAVLVKRNNTRVTIPELLLYVWIASFAYDEFADWLDAGQTSFYASDFWWTWDISIVVVGFSFCIMRIVGLTTANAATIDLAYDVLGLEALFLVPRIFSLLSLNRYFGTLIPCLKEMTKDFVKFLSLVVILYLGFLTTFVLLARDSRFNPKQMSWILVKVFFGSSYLGFDVAEEISPFFGPPVMLIFVTLTNILLITSLISLLSNSLSKVLDHARDEYLFIYSVYVLEASSSKRLTYFLPPLNLIPLVIRPLRLILPSERLRGARIVLLKATHLPFVFAIWAFEHLAHARTRDAKVTSFSGPQTHALPKRPPRLPVNSPRLLMADAQSNVGRMQQMNWSHTRAGFTEPDAQLKTLVARLSTQVEELTAMVSQLQDQREASTSAA is encoded by the exons ATGTCGCACCCACCTACGCCAAAATGGCCTGCAGATGAAGTTGGTGTGCCCAGTATAGAAGGCGACGAATGCTTCGGAGACTTGGTAGACAAACTATGCCA GTTCTTCGAGCATACGATTAAACTGCCACATGCTTTCGAAGACCTGCGCCGGTCGCAGGAAGGACGCGCTCTACAGCCCCTGATTCACTACCTCTCCAACCAAGTCGACCACCCTGCCCTCGTGTCCGCCCTCTT GGCTCTGAAAGGTCATTTTTCTGCACTGGAAGAAGCCAGCGACGAGCCGGGAGTGAATGAGGCGCGAGGCTATGCATGCGAATTTGTTGCTTGGCAGTTCTTGACAAGTCTCAAGGAAGCTGATATCATCGACTTTTTGCTGGTCGAGCTACCGCCTGCTGCCGATGCAAGCACCCCGGATACAAACAACGGATTAGGTCTCGACGAAAATGGACAGGGCTCTACACATCCGAGCGAGCAGTCGCCGCTGCTGGCCACCTCCAATACCGAATACTTTGATCACGGCGACGCTAAGAAGTCCCGATTTGCGTCGTTGATGTCGCAATGCGAAAACCTTAGTGCGCTGGAGCTTGCGACTGTATCTG GCGCGAAGAAGTTCCTCTCCCAGAGACCAGTTCAAAAGATTATCAATGGCCTATGGAAGGGGGATATTGTATTCTGGGAGACCCTTGGCCTACACTCAGTGAAAAAGCCGAAGAAGTACAACCGCAGACAGGCTGATCCCTTCTCTCGTTTACGGGTTCCGTTATATCTGAAGATATTCGAGACGCTGTTCTTCGCAGCGTTTCTAGCACTGTATTACGCAGTGTTGGTGAAGCGCAACAACACTAGGGTGACCATCCCCGAGCTCTTGTTGTATGTGTGGATTGCTAGCTTCGCATACGATGAGTTCGCCGACTGGCTCGACGCTGGACAGACATCCTTCTATGCCTCGGACTTTTG GTGGACGTGGGACATAAGCATTGTCGTCGTCGGCTTTTCGTTCTGCATTATGA GAATCGTCGGTCTGACAACAGCAAACGCTGCCACGATCGATCTTGCGTACGATGTGCTTGGACTAGAAGCTCTCTTCCTTGTACCACGTATATTCTCTCTTTTGAGTCTGAACCGTTACTTTGGGACCCTTATTCCTTGTCTCAAAG AGATGACGAAGGATTTCGTGAAATTCCTCTCCCTCGTTGTAATCCTATATCTAG GATTCTTGACTACGTTTGTGCTGCTGGCTCGTGACAGCAGATTCAACCCGAAACAGATG AGCTGGATTCTGGTCAAAGTTTTCTTCGG ATCTAGCTACCTAGGATTCG ATGTCGCCGAAGAAAT TTCGCCGTTCTTTGGTCCTCCGGTTATG CTCATTTTCGTCACCTTGACGAATATTCTGCTCATTACGAGCTTGATATCGCTCTTGAGCAACTCATTAAGCAAG GTGTTGGATCATGCGCGAGACGAATATCTCTTCAT TTATTCCGTTTACGTACTCGAAGCATCGAGTTCGAAAAGGTTGACATACTTCCTGCCTCCACTC AATCTCATTCCGCTAGTCATTCGACCGTTGCGGCTCATTCTGCCTTCTGAGCGGCTTCGGGGTGCTCGCATCGTCTTGCTCAAAGCTACTCATCTACCCTTCGTATTCGCGATCTGGGCGTTTGAGCACCTTGCCCATGCCCGCACACGCGACGCTAAAGTGACGTCGTTTAGCGGTCCTCAAACACACGCACTGCCCAAGAGGCCCCCTCGTCTGCCTGTGAACTCGCCGCGCCTACTCATGGCAGATGCGCAAAGCAATGTGGGAAGGATGCAACAAATGAATTGGTCCCACACCCGAGCAGGGTTTACAGAACCTGATGCTCAGTTGAAGACACTAGTTGCAAGACTCTCGACGCAAGTAGAAGAACTCACCGCGATGGTGTCGCAGCTCCAGGACCAACGCGAAGCGAGCACGTCGGCCGCTTAA